In Nymphalis io chromosome 9, ilAglIoxx1.1, whole genome shotgun sequence, the genomic window ATTGCAGTAACTTATTCAatgtaagttattaaataatatatataaaggttatttatttgaataaaaacgtTTAGTAATAgacaatctttatttattttatataaccttatcagatagaatatacatatacataaaccaTGAGTAAAAGTCCAAATTTGTGAGATTGTGAGTCAAAATTCGCAACAAAATTTTAACCCAATTCCAGTTTCTGGCCGTAAAATTTTGCATTACTTTTTTGGTGTATCTAATAATACATTGCTAGAATACCtacctaataaattataagcagatgtatgtattatttttttatcataataaaatcgtaattttacatTACCTTcggaaatattaatatgaaatgtttGAAGGAAAGCATAAGAATTATTACGAGCGGAGAGATCGCTTCAAGCAATATTggtttgatataatattaattcaatctgtattgtttacttttatgattattttgaaaataaagttCTCAAGACGTAAAGTTGGgagcaattaatatattttttaatcaataaagctttatttatttactacatttaaatatttcaaagaatatgtaacaaatacaaataaaactggAGGAATAAATGTTCCTACGAAGATAAATCATATCTGCAGTTCATTTCTGTGCAGAACTCACTTCGTTACTCACtcgtaaataattatagaaaacatACATACGATGATATGCTACTTTGATAAGTGTAccctttaaatgttattctgACATTTAACGATCGCATTGCTACTGGTTCCACGACAGAAAGTCAAGTTATgagaattattttgtaatagcaCGAGAAATTTACATCTGCCGCCCCCTTACCCACATACCGTTTATTCCAGCCACAAACCGAGGGCTTAACTTGGAATCTCAGGACTGAGTCTATTACTGAGTAATTCTTGTAATGTTTaaacgttataatattaaagatttaaaagtaaataaacacatatttccaccattttttaaatttttctatagTTTAGATCATACAATTTTACAGGATGTAAATTAAtggtacaaaatttaaataaaaaaactttaacatcatctgttttatttaaaaatagtttttgaattttattcttTACAAGACATGTCCTTGGGGTTCATAAAACTTTATGATTCAAGAAAATCCGAATGATTTAATCATTACGACATAACTATCGTTGGCCTCAATGAAAACAATAggcaaaactaatttaattctTTTCTTGGCaactactaaaataattaaggtcgtttgataacatttttattctatgatttataatttttccaaATGCCAATTGTTAATGAATACTGAGACGAATGTAAGCCATCCGTAACCTATTGTAATTTCAAATTACgactgatttaaaattatattacgacATAACCATAAATACTGTAGtaaagtagtaaaaaaaaaaaaattacggttCTGAGTCAGATCTCTActacatttatatttagtttgtcTGATTGAATGTCAGAAAATCTGTGTTGAATGTCAAAAATCAAATTTTCGATTGCCAATCGAATTTTAGTCATGACAACATTTTGCCTTGGAGCAAGTTAAGCTGTCGAtccaattattatcattaaaattataatatgtgataATAATCTATgtgagaaaattattttaatataatgttagtgGTTCGCCCATAACGGTTGCGAAGGTCAAATGGGTCTGCGTAGAATCTAATAATTTCGCAGATCTGGGATTATTGTTATAACTAATAATGATATAACATCTCTAAAAGGTAAAATACTGGTATACAGTACCTATTGAAATGAGaagaaaaatgatttaaaaaagttattaaataaaaatgtggatatagtaataattttaaaataggttttataaaggtaaaggtaataataatagttaaacaaaaaactgaatttatatgaataatatcttGTGTATCTCCGTACAGATGACTATGGATcgtttaatatgtatatgatgtattataattcaaattaagagCTCACGTTTGAATATAGAAAAGTTAAATCTTGTCGTAAAGATATTCGCGAGATTGATATTTGTTCAAGTGCCGACCGTCAGTTACTCttgataaaatttcattatagaTGTCCTCACCGTCATTTCACGTACGGCTCTTTTAGGTACCTCCTAGCTAccttttatcaataaattccTAAAATGCAAAAATGGctaggtaataaatatataaaaaatgttgaaaaaatagcttttaagaatatatgcgattatatataatattgctttttaCAATATACAGCCGTTTTGGAAAAGAAActtttcaaaaatgtattttccattttgttttatttgatttgggCAGAGATCGTATATATGCTATACCGtatgagttttttattttaatgatggaGGTACATACCGaaatatacgtaaaaaaaaaacaagtttcaatattttttattaatataagttgttTTAGGTAATATAATGACATCTAATTTGGGTTTGGcctaaatattgtaattaaaatatgtaaataaggcAAAggtaattaacataaaaaaaacttaataatttttaaaacacgactaaataaaaaaagctaatgAATATCGCCTTTCCTTTAACAGGCTTATATTGTACTCCACTACATATGTAGTAACTGCAAAGCTATTACGTATCGATTGTATTCTGGGAAACCCAAGTTGCGAAATGtgatatatctatctatataatttttgcTTAAGTACCAAGGCCTCATAAAAGCTCTTTTTGTATTATGTACTTGATCTCACTTTTAACTCAGATTTATTCAGATGAGCTAAATAGTGAAGTGTGTCACTTGTTTAACTGAATACCCTGCATCTAAACGAAATTGTTGAGAAGCGAAATGGAAGGAATTtgatatacctacatataatgCGATCCGAAGTCAAACATCTGCCTTCCGAAACCGTCATTGATCGATTCTCTAAACTTTGCGCCTCTGTAACTATTCCGTGGACTAGATTGATAAAAACATGCGGTTGTTAAGAttctttaaacatttattttctttatttgacaTACAAAACCGGTtgtgtacaaaatattattttcactcTTGATGATTATTcctagtttttaatataatgcgcaaatattatattttcttatttggcagtatgttatatatgtatgtacatatatcccTTGCCTCAGAAAAGACGTAAAGCCggtggtcttgcgcctgaactctttccggtcgtatcgaatTGTCatcccatcggactatgagatttagggaatagatatgtcctgcgcagttggctaatttcttttgagattggccgccgtggccgaaatcggtcgggagaacattatttattataacatatatacgcaTTTGCAaaaacaagcacttttgaataaaaaaaggttttattcgtTTCACTACTGTGCCGTTTTATGTGGATTAAAAATGTAGTCGGGGAGAAATTAGCGAACAGCAAAAACTATTTCAACTCGATTGTTTTGCATAATTCCCTCAAAAATTCTTAAATAGAAAGATGATTTAATTCATGTTCCCATCGAATAACTTGGTGGcatattgcttaattttttttctttataaaatcaatGCTTTTGCTATTCAAAcaggtatttaattaaatattacctgCATAAAAATCGCCATGTAACAaaagtaaatgttatttatttattaacatgcTTGATTTCACACCTTTTGTCAATAAAATGTTACTGGCAACTTAGTAAtgaaattttagtaataaataaaagtaacgaTGTTTCTTATTTGTATCCTAACTGCGAAAAAACGAATCGCTTTTATTggtattatgatattttttgtgttaaattaacactaacaaataataagaaaattttgcacacaaacaaaaacataaaaataatgagatataataatttacctaGATACATCCACATTGTTACGAGTaacttaaactaaatatatatatactaatattatttttaagctagAACATCGCCTTTTTATCGCAAAAAATATACGGTAGCGTAGCATTTTTGTAACAACCGGACAAGACGCCACTCACAATAATTAGAATTCACAATACTTTTTCATTATCGATGATTGCAAGAAAACATAAACTAAAAGtctcattattaaaaacaataattaaaaagtgaaaaaaacaatttaatttacatagtcaattacctacttaaataaaatgtattttatgtttgtattcatatataaagTGAATTGTAGATAACTTCATTATTACAACATGTGCTctgtttaattactttttattaagagAGCAAAagaacactatatatatatctatttataagtTCAAATTATATTCAACTATTTAGGTCAGTGCTGCCCGTTTAGCCCGCATCTCTGCATAGCATAAGAGAGCCTAAAATTGAAGTGGTAATGTATtcttcaaaaaaaaacttttaaaagtaaGCAAATGTAATGAAGGTGACAATAAAATGAGTTTTATATTCGGGTTCTCATCGCGAAAAAGTGTgcttatcttattaattattttttttaattttaatttatcttcgaTCGACTAATCGTATTTAGAAAGACATCTCATTTTCTAGTTTCCTTTTTTTCCTTTCCTTTTTAATTTCTAGtttccaataaaaaatacgacattttttaatacatttatagtaaaccgataaaaaaatcttagtttttttaccagttaattgttaatataatatttaaatttcggtATTAATATCGAACTTGGTTAGGTATCTCcgaatttaacttaatttatatcctttcacatatattttttctttatacataaaGGATTTTAAcaatcatttcatttaaaattgaaataatgtcTATTGATGGGTTcgatttgatataatttttaatatacttcgaCATAGCACTTTACGTTGgtacacaaattaattaaaggCTTTTTTCCCGTAAAAcgttttataacttatttctaGTTAGAAAAACTGTTAAAcgactttttaatttaaggttTTTGAAAAGTACTTTAACAAAATTGGcgtaaactttaatattatactattcaAACATGTCAAAACTGACAGCGGCTtacctaatattaattattagcaTGTGTGCCTTGCCTATGGAATCTTGTTATTTGCTTGCTTGTGTACTCTACAAAATAGGTACACCGAgttgaaaacattattaatatatcaccTTTAAAGaagaatgatataaatatataaaattacctacttgatttaaaatatgaagaaaCGACATCATAatccaaaatatattgtaaagacATTTGCAACTCTATACTTATTTAACTCAATCAGCTAGTTTgttgaattaaatgtatttctgtTTAGTGTAGGTAAGCGAGTAGCAAAATAAAACACACGTTTTGCATGACAATACCCaaagataaaaatgtaaatcCATTAAATGTAagcaatttaatgaattattttcaaGAATTAACAAATATcagataataacatttttttaatgatctaaaatttagattataaaatactactttAGCTTCTCGTATATACGTCGTTTATTAGATCTTTTCGCTATCATATCAAAggtattgataattaatattggCGTGAAACAAAGCTTAACTACCTACCTCTACAAAAACTTTTCCCGATTGACGAAgacgttaaatatattacaaattatccTATTTTTTCATCCGTATCCTatattatatgtaggtatataatatccTACTTATGATAGAATAATTTTGACAAAACATACGTGTTGGCTGTAGATGCATAATATGTGCCTACTAGTTACTTCTAGTAGTAGAGTTAAGAAATTTAACGTTATTgctcaaaaatattacaacattatCAACCAGATTACAAAACTCTTATTAGGTACcaataatttttgattaaatatttacaaaataattaacttaaataaatatattcagatAAAAGCAATAAAGTAAGGTTCCgcataaaattatgaaatttttacaACCATATTATACTCATTTAAAAcagtttatctttttattttaaaaagtagccattttatataaacaatttgttaAAGTTCAAAGTTaccttatcaatatttttttagactattatttattgctCAGGACCTACATTTACTGTTGAATGATTAAAACACCTAACAATAATTTTCAGTTCGCAAAAAAATCGTAGGATACGTCAGGAAGAATATGTAGAAAACTGTATTTTTCACATTaacttaaacaatattatttcgcGATCAATACAACTAAGCGATTTTTGTTCCCAGACTATTTCTATCAGATTtgggcaaaatgtaatcagTTTAATAATTTACGATTACGTATAATCATCGCTCACGATTACCCATGAAATTTGATTGATTCTGAAAAGGACGCGCGGGGATGCTCTTGGTTACTTAGTTGACTCAATcacactttactttttttattactttcgtTATACTGTAAACAGGTAAGCATGCATATCATTTAAATAgagcaaatttatataattattacgtaaaaatcaatcatacatatttgtaaatttgattACCGATTACAAGATTgttttcaatcaaaatattaatctgattacaAAAGTAGTTGATTACGCCCAACTTTGCTTACATCTCAATCCCGTCGCGTACTacgccatttttatttttaggcaattgaataaaattgaataattaaataatagttttaatttcattttgtgagacaacaatacattatattcgtattgcacatttaattaaatatatcttacgTTTTTTAAAAGAGAACCCTCTGTCCGTTACAACAATACGTAGGTATTTATTATCAAACATTTAGATCAATTTCCAAACAAACCATTTAAATGCAAAACATTACATTGTATTACAATGAACTTTCCAttcgaatatttttgtttccaGTATCTGTACTATCTGTTTTTGTTTCTAACTTAACAATTTTTGTATTCTTCATTTgtcattttatatactttaactaTGTAGaacttagtttattaataagtgttaaatatcgttttaaatgatatatttttagtgttGTGTATTAAAGTATGGCGttagtaaagtaagtaagtagagttgtattgtattgtaatatgatattttatagatttacaAAAAGTGCTTTagaagcgcagcgtagggcgccctccagccaggtggaccgacaaccttaagaaggtggcgggcaccaactggatgcggaaggcggaggacaaggagctttggcgcaccttgggagaggcctatgttcagcagtggacaacgattggctgttgattgattgattgattgattgctttagaaattattaaaaaaaaagatcattaattcaaatatatttcaataaacagaTTTAtggcaattataataattagatatacatatatggttAGTCTATTTTTGTCTATGTTtaccaatttttaaattgacattttcAGTCCCAAGACTATCATTTAAGACTATATTAAGGTACCTATAGTGAACGTAGAGcccatatttatattatatgaactaGAAAAACCCGCTTCTTCACCAGcatggaattcagtttgtgatgaaaatccttcaaaatctgccattttaacataaataatgtcaatttgaattatatacCAGCGATGTCTTCAACCAATgtgtcttacctgccatgacatacggtgccgaaacgtggacactaactgcgggactagtccataAATTCAAAGTCTCTCAGCGTGCTAtcgagcgagctatgctcgaaGTGTCTttaaaggataagatcagaaatgaaattatccggaaaagaaccggagtcaccgacatagcttgcaaaattagcaggcggaagtggcagtgggctggtcacgtatgtcgtaggaccgatggccgttggagcagacgagtcctagagtggagaccgcggatcggcaaacaTAGCGTaaggcgccctccagccaggtggaccgatgacgttaagaaggtggtgggcaacgactggatgcggaaggtggaggacagggagctttggcgcaccttgggagaggcctatgttcaacaGTGGACAATGTATGCCTAAAATTGGGATCAACAAAAAGTCTTACGTGAACTTTACATTACACACccgattttattgaaataaagactaaatggTACTTTAGAATACCATTTACACTAATTCAGTTATTTGCATTTGTAACTTTCAGCCATTTTGAAGATTTCTTGGACAAACAAACAGGCAgacagcaataaaaaatatattgtttttaaacataataatttaaaaagaagcagcaacttcaattttattcatttttataaaaaggtaCTCGATTCTACATCTACATATTAAGATACCGATATCAGTGCTAAAATCGAATTACcggataatttaatattatcgaTACAGATAAAAACCAATTGTTTTCGTATACGTCAACGGAAATCAATAATTCAATATACATCTGAATTACTACTTCTATAATAGCTTAACataacaatgaattttgaacacaactaatattattatattgttggtAGACATGTTTTCTATGGCGCTAAGTTAATATGTCAGAAGACATTTAATTTTGAAGTCAAAAGTTTATAAAGTTCATAATGGGTTATCtcaaatgataaaaatgatagttgtttatgaaaatatttaacgtaACGGAGTATATTTCGAACAGATCCGAGAACCAccactaaaaaaatgtataaaaaactagCTAGTAATTGCCTCTATTTTTACACTCGAAAAATTCACACTTACCACTCACAAATATTACGAAGTCCAGTGGGAAAAGTGCAAGGAAAAATCCACCTTATGGTAAGCcttgttttttatatgttgtaACTAAAAACATTCCACGGAAGTTTAACTATTAACCACTTAATACTTTTTAAGTTGGAGGTTAGTTGCATGAGATGATTGTAATTCATATGAGgaattgaaattgtaaaattaagtaaatattttcacgTGACGTCAATATAGTGAGTATAAATTAAAACCGCATTTAACcgcaacaaatattataaattacgtcAAAATGTTATGTACGAAAGCATGATCGCAATATTTTTGTGTCGCAGCAGGCAGCTACATAACTTTTGTTTACGATTGCGTTACACCGATATCAGAGAGGGGTCAGTGGTTTTTAGGTCTCCGTATTAATAGACCTTTTTAATACTTATCACTTcagtttatatttgaatttaaaacgaACTGTGGCGGccaattagttttaatttttttttttactaaaatttcaatttacagAATAATTTTCCATTGAGAAAATTACATATAAGTTCAACAATGAATACGAAACTTTTAAATGGAAACTTATGGGACACAGATCCTGAGTTGTTTGATATTATCAAAAAGGAAAAACAGCGACAGGCATGTGGCTTGGAAATGATAGCCTCTGAAAACTTTACATCTGTACCTGTCCTCCAGTGCCTTAGTTCTTGTCTTCACAATAAATACTCAGAGGGTATGCCGCATCAAAGGtcagtactttgtattattaCAACAACATAATAAAAGCTTTGTAAAAGgttgtatattaaatactaaaaggTACAAGTGTAAACAGTTGCATGCaatcatttcaaatatataaaaaaaaaatcatttcagaTATTATGGAGGAAATGAATTTATAGATGAAATAGAGATACTCGCTCAGCAGAGATCATTAGAAGCGTATAAATTAAAAGCCGAAGAATGGGGTGTAAATGTTCAACCTTATTCTGGTAAGTGCCTAAATTTTTTTCATGATTTGATATATtcagtacaaaatttaaaaactacatGGGAATATGCCATGTATACTTGGAAAAAAAACCTGATATGATGGGACCTTTCCAgaattgataaaaaatgtacaaataacgaaaaaacataaaaatcaattaatacatttactaaacataattatgcatctaattatatatataaaagttgtgatatttatttataattatgtctatcaaatataggtatttttttatgattttagaaCAAACTATACTcaattgttagttttttttatatcccacaaaaaaaaaattgatacctTATTGTTGTAAAAAATGGTAAACTACAGTTGCAGTTGAATTCATTTATAATCTTATTGGATggcatattatttttgataaaaataaattattattcgaaTTAGATTTCTGAGAACTATTCAAGCataatcataaaacatttaGCAAGCATTGAATCATTTTGGTTgagtaattaatttcttaactCAATATGTCACATATGATGACAACATATCACCTTATCTACTTTATtcaataatgaaacaaaaaagcCTAAGGTGCTCATAACACACACCATTttacatcattatattttacacattaCACCAGACATAAAAAGTTAACATATATTTAGTACTTGTAATGTTAGAATTCCTTTTTAGCAACAGTTATGAATTTTGCACCgttatgaatgaaaataaaattgcggTGTGAAATACACTGGAtgatcaaaattgtaaattcaattaaaactacAACTATACATTTACcacataaataagaaaaatatttataaaatcaacattgtatttaaataataataattatcaacaaAACTTTTTATCTTCAGGTTCACCAGCTAACTTTGCAGTATACACAGGTGTTGTTGAACCCCATGGGCGCATCATGGGTCTGGACTTGCCAGATGGTGGACATTTAACTCATGGTTTCTTCACtgctacaaaaaaaatatctgctACTTCTATCTTCTTTGAAAGTATGCCTTACAAAGTAAGTAagacataatatattcttagtTAGTTctttaatttactaataatataaaataatcataaatttagccttttttaatatttaacatatattttatttattatatcaggTAGATCCCAAAACTGGACTTATAGATTATGACAAACTCGCGGAAACGGCTAAGCTTTTCAAACCTCGCCTCATTATTGCTGGTATAAGCTGTTATTCGCGTTGCCTTGACTATAAACGCTTCAGACAAATTGCTGACGAAAATGGTGCTATTTTGATGGCTGACATGGCACATATTTCTGGACTTGTTGCAGCAGGtatgtgatttattattataaaaaacaagtaatttttcatatcaaaaacagtatattttttttgttactgtggttatataattataatttgtatttctatttTCTATTCCAACAGAGCATTAAGCTATTTCTAGAAATGGGTA contains:
- the LOC126770550 gene encoding serine hydroxymethyltransferase isoform X1; the protein is MYKKLASNCLYFYTRKIHTYHSQILRSPVGKVQGKIHLMNNFPLRKLHISSTMNTKLLNGNLWDTDPELFDIIKKEKQRQACGLEMIASENFTSVPVLQCLSSCLHNKYSEGMPHQRYYGGNEFIDEIEILAQQRSLEAYKLKAEEWGVNVQPYSGSPANFAVYTGVVEPHGRIMGLDLPDGGHLTHGFFTATKKISATSIFFESMPYKVDPKTGLIDYDKLAETAKLFKPRLIIAGISCYSRCLDYKRFRQIADENGAILMADMAHISGLVAAGIIPSPFEFCDIVTTTTHKTLRGPRAGVIFFRKGVRSVNAKGEKIMFDFESKINQAVFPGLQGGPHNHAIAAIATAMKQATMPEFVDYQRQVVANAQRLCAGLAARGYDIATGGTDVHLVLLDVRRAGLSGARAERLLELVSIACNKNTVPGDKSALNPSGIRLGTPALTTRGLKETDIDRVVEYIDRALKLAQEVTAISGPKLVDFNKVISENADIQGKINILKEEIEKYSQTFPLPGYEKY